AGATAATCTCTCACAAATGCTTTCACACGACTGCTGCAGCCTGTGTAACCGCTTCAGAGTTCAGTGGTGTTTCATTTGTGTAATCTTCTATTCATTAGCATGCTTCATTGGAAttggaaaataaacacaatgatgAATCTTATACACCTCCATAAATCATGGAGAAAATTGCTGATAATAATGTAGGTTCCCGTTCACATCTTCATTTCAGTGCTTTGCTTTAATGTATCTGGAAAGTACAgaatgttttggggggggtttttggcTTTGTGAGTTGTGCGTAAATCACAAATGAAGTTGAGACACTGACGCtgtcaagtttttttgttttttttttacacagtgatGTTACCTCATTGAACTAAAGCCTCTTCATGACGCGGCACAGTAAACACTATGACACTGATATTTTAGTGTGTGAAGAGTATGACACCCCGTGGCAGGTTTCggcaaaatgaaacataaaaaactTTTCTTCTGTAACACTAATGAAATCCCTTTAATTCATTGCTTCTACAGCCCTGATATTTCATTGACTACATAAATGATGGCAAACATTCTCTGCATGTACACAATCTTAAGAAATATGACTGAAAAATATCAATGGATTGAATTAGATTTAATGGATTTAAAATTCACAAAGCTCCAGTGATGTATTCCAATCACATTTATATTGCAAACTTGAATAGAACTGATCACACGccatacaataaaaaaaaaaaacccatcagataaaataatgatttttgaAAGGCCGAAATATCTTTTAAGATGTTAAAAGAAGAATGTCACAGAGGTGATCATTGTACTGTTACAGTGTTCTTGGTTCTACCCTGACACTTCCTGAATCTTCTCATCTACAGAAGTGGACACAACTTTtccatccaccagctcctccacaATCACTTTCACCCGTCTCTGGATGTGAGGGTTGTACTctgtacacagacaaacattacAACAGTTAACACTCACTGATTACATTGATTGAAATGTACCAATCCGTTTGAAGTTTGCTGCGATGAGGGTTACGAGTCTCGGGTTTTGACTGAGTAATTAGGGCGTGGACTGTAGGAGGTCATTTGAACGGGCTAACTGATGCATGGGCCGATGAACAAAAGCGTGAACAGAGTGAACGCATAAACTTCTCGCCACTCACCATCCTCTTCCTCGACTTCCTCCGTTTGACTGACAGTCTCTGTCACAGTCTTGGATGTATGGGTCCTGGACAAAATGGCGATAATAAAAATAACCGTCATCCACAGCTGAAGCATGTGACAAGTCCTTCAGGAggttaaatatattttttgctGAACAGTCTGATTTGATCAACTCCCTCTTGAAAATTGTTTCTGCAGTGATGACACTCAACAACTTTACAGAGTTTAAGTACCCGTATCCTATTAGAATACATTTCCTTCTTTACCTAATATTGTATTATAATATTAAGTAAAGAAGGAAAATGCCTAATTTTATTGCAGTATATTCCTCCTTAATCAATGGCTAAACCCTCCATTAAACATGTCCACTCTTAATTACTTTCTATAGCAATTAGGGTTAGCATTGGGAAATGTTAATGCTTTAGCCAGTACAACAATTGTTTGCTGCACATGTGTTTACATGGCAAAatgcaaatgcatgcacacCCATTTCATCATATCGCTTGTTCAAGTTGTCTAAACTAAATATCATAATCTCCCTGTTCCAGACTGCTTACACTGACGCAGACCACTCTCCATCCAACAGTCTCCTGTACTCGGCAATCTCCATCTCCAGTCTCATTTTAATATCAAGCAGCAGCTGGTACTCAGTAGCCTGCTGCTGCATGCTGGATTTCACCTGCTGCAGCTCCCCCTGCAGGCGGTCTATCAGCAACTGCAGCTCACTGAGCTTCATCCCATACCGGCCATCCACCTCTGCTAAACTCTGCTCCAGgcattgtttctgtgtgagagagaagttgagtgtgaaagagaggaatgTAAGACTTGTTTACTACTTGGTCCCTCTACTTCTTAACTTTACATTCAGCAGTATCCAATAGTCAgataaggaaagagaagagaaagagagagagagagagagagagagagagagagaaagagagagacctgttTTAGAAGTGCCTGCAGTTCTATCTCCAGGTTCTGGAAGGTTCTCTTGAGGTCagtcagctctgtctgtgaaGTTTTGATCTCTGTGCTGCTAGTCGTCATCTGGCTCTGCAGGACTTCCACCTTTAACAAATGCAACACCACAGTCCATCAGCACAGCAACACTGCACTCAATCAGCACAACTACACCACACTCAATCAGCACAACAACACCACACTCaatcaacacagcaacacaaacactcaatcaacacagcaacacaaacactcaatcagcactcacacagcaacactgcACTCAATCAGCACagctacacaaacactcaatcAGCACTACTACACCACACTCAGTCAGCACAGCAATACCACACTCAATCAACACCgctacacaaacactcaatcagcacagctacacaaacactcaattaacacagctacacaaacactcagtcagCACAACTACACCACACTCAGTCAGCACAGCAACACCACACTCAATCAACACagctacacaaacactcaatcaacacaactacacactcagtcaacacagctacacaacactcaGTCAGCACAGCTATACCACACTCAATCAGCACagctacacaaacactcagtcagcacaacaacaacacactcaATCAGCATAACATTCTGAAATGCCATTTCATATGAAACAAAAACTTGCATTCCATATGAAATTCAAGCAAAATTTAGACATAAGACTTGAAATGATAAGACTAGAAATGATCCATGCTCTCAAAAAATTAGTTTTTTATACTCTTATTTTTTCTATTCTTCTCATTTGAGTGTCAAAAGGATGTTTAGGGTAGGTGTACATTATAGCTGTGTTAACACTCTTCTATAGTAACAGTCTTACACTTCACATAATACCAAGATTTGCCTTTATTCCATGGAAGAcaaaatgtgttgaaatatAACAGAGTTTATTTTTGCTTGTCATTCTAGTCTTCGTCATAATAAAAGGCCATATCCTGTCTATGACATAATACAATGCTGTATTTTACCTTGTCATCCATCGCAATCAATTTATTAAACTGTTGCCACAAAAAAGGGATTAAGGATAATACCACAAAcagttaaatatattttattatttattttcaagcaGAATCCGGTGACATAATAGCAACACCCAAACATATTGTTATTCCAAGGGTAAACTATTTTTCTAAAATAAGAATCAATGTAAAATGTTAGATTAAAGGTAGCTTTGGAACATAATCCTGTAAAATTTATGTGTAGGTGTGAGCTCAGAACCTGTCCCACTAGCTTACCTTAGACTGAAACCATTGTTCTGCCTCTCTGCGATTCTTCTGGACAAGGGTTTCATATTGCTCCCGCATCTCCTGGAGAACCTTACTGAGGTCCACTGAGCTCACACAGTCCATTTCAACATTCACAGAGCCGCTTTGCTGTTCTTTTACCATGAGCATGTCCTGTCGGGaagaggacaaaacaacaaacatgaaATCTAAATGAAAAAGACTCTAGAGAAAATTTGATCCGATTGAAAAAGTGGGAAGCACTACATGACAAAAAGACTAAGTTGTAGGTATTAGGAAATGAGGAGATGTGTTTGAGATGAAGGGTTAAAATGTAGGGTGAGATATTGAATGGGTGAGGTGTACTTCAAACACATCTGAGATGAAAGACATGACTATGCAATGATGAAGGGTTTAATTGTAAAGTTTAACTAGTAAACACTCACAGATCTTACTTGTGAGCACTATGAAATAttagtaaataataataatactgaaaTACTCCAAAATGACCATCAGATGAAGCTTATCTGTAAATTTGGCTTttactgaatcatttttaacCCGTAAATGAAGGACTACGTAAAAACTGAGAACcatatgtaaaataaatcatatgttccccaaaaacaaaccaaaccattcAGCAGACAAAGCTTCGGCATTACCTCTTCACGGTTCTTTTTCAGGAGGAGCAACTCATCCTTGAGCCCAGTGACCTGAATCTCAAGATCTCCACAGGCCACGTTTATTTCATTCAGAACCCCTTTAAGTCCGGTCAAGTCAGCCTCCGCTGCCAAACGCTGGTTCTTCTCCGTTTCATATCTGAGCAAAGAAGGCATTAACACTCCTCATTACTCATGGATCTGTAAACAACAGGTCGACGATTATACCTATTGCCCTCTGTCATAGGAATAGAAGAACAGACGTTTAAACCTGTACTCACTTCATTTGGAAGTCACTGGCTGCAAGTTTAGCGTTGTCCACTTTCAAACTGATCTGAGCATTCTCCAAGATACGTGCCATGatctttgagagaaaaaaaaaaattacagtatgttacgggaaaagtgtgtgtttctttagaCAACATTTGGCTGAACTGTGCTCgggaaaagtaaaaaaaaaataggattgTGATAATTCTTAAACATGCTACAGATCAAGTCTTAGTTTCTGCTCCAAAGTTCTGTCAGCAGTTCTATTACAatgaaacaaaggaaacagtGTGAGATTTCCTGGCTATAAACTATGCTTCAAAACTAATTATCTAATTTAacaaattcaacattttttaAGTAGGTACAaatcaaggggggggggggggggggatatgtCCAGTCAGAATATCAACAAAGCTGTCTGAGTTTACATTACCACCACAGAGATAATTATGATCTCACAAACCATGAactgaatcaaaacaaacagagtctGTGATAATAACCAAGATGGACTCTGTCAACTTAAATATATCCCTGGGCAGGAAAACAACACAGTAGGTGATATAGGTAATAGGTAATATACTCTACTATTAATTAGAGATGCCTGGTTGTATGTGTGACGTCAGAGGTCCAAAGACAGTACCTGTTTGCGGAGGTCAGCGATGGTGCTATGGAAGACACTCAAGTCTTTTCCATGGACAGGAGCCCTGGTCTCATAAAACTCCTTAATTTGCAACTCCAGCTTCTGATTAGCACTCTCTAAGGAACGTACCTGAGGACATAGGAAGTTACACAGAACATAAATTCACTTATGTACAGCTGTACAAGTTTTATGTTTACTTGATCACTTACTttatctttctttattttgcatAATTAGACATTCTCTGAGAATAATggcaaaatattcaaaatgttctCTATCACATAAAACAGAATGGTTATGCAGCATCAGAGCTGTCATGTGTTGCTGTTTAGTTAAATTTTTCAATCTGTTCAAAAATTATTGATCTTTTACCCTCTCAAGGTAGGATGCCAAGCGGTCATTAAGGTTCTGCATCATCACTTTCTCATTGGCATGCAGGCTGAACTCTGCGCCGGGCAAAGCAAAGTTGGAAGTCGAAAATGAGTTGGAGATGCAAGTGCCATACCCCCCTGCTCCTCCATACTTACTCCCCAAGGACAAAGACATAGCCGAATTCCCTGCTACGATGGGTGCCGTCCCACCAGTAAGACTAAGGGTGCTCAAGCCAGCTCCGCTCTGGGAGCTGAATGCCATGCTGCGCTTGACTGTCACGGACATTTGGAAAAAGCCTGAATGCGTTTGCGCTCGCaacaacttctctctctctctctctgagaccgTCTTTTATACTTGCaagaaaaaatgttaaaggTTATACCACATGACACACAGCAccaacaaacatttcagttgTAATCCATGTTGAAGCctgcatagaaaaaaaaaattccacggAATCTTGGCACGCAGTTGCCTTCAACAATACAGGGCAGGGACAAATGATTGAAGCACGTTATGACAGTGTCAACAATATTCAAGGGAACTGTATCTTAAAGATTTTCACTTATACTACTTATAAGAGGATAAGAGGACCTCAGACTGTTGAAACAAAATGAGCTTGAGAAGTTGAAAAGTGACAATACTAATCTAATAAAATTCCTTCTGTGGTGAAATAAGGGAAAAAACCATCCCTGGTGGGTATTTTCCAGTGTTCTTCAGTGTATTTTAAAGTGGGATTTAGATGATAAATGGTACTTCAGCTTGCTCAGGCAAACCAACAGACATAACCTCAGGACTATTTTCTGAGGCGAAAACCATCAGTGCTGCATTTGATAAATGAGCTGACAGAAAACCCATCTTTTAAGTGACACAATGGCTAAATAGATGTCAGCGCATCTCTGTCATCACCCCTTTATTGTCACTCTCAGACGTCGGCAAATACTGGAACTCCTTCAATGTGAACTCACCTACAAATGCTCAGTGTCCTATAGCATATGTATGAAAAAGCCACTGACTTCTACAATTCGGCTTTTCTGGTGAGTGATCATATGAATAGACTGGTTTTAAGTGGAACACTTAAAGAAAACTTACTTGCTCTTTTCCCCATGGCTGTCATAGTGTGCGTGCAAACAGGTCACGCACCCCTCCCATTAAGTTTATATGTGTGGCGTTCTTGTCGTTTTTgattgaaaacatgtttgttctGTTGCACTGTACACAAAAGGGTCACAAATGGGAGTGGATGGCTCTCCTATGCTCCTTCTGAAATCCAAATGAGTCACATTTTTCAAGGTTTCACATCAACCATAGTCGAATTGCAAATGTAATGTTCTCAGgaatacaaacatccaaaaATCCAAACTTCTGAAAACACAGTGGATTCAaaacattattcattcattcattcattcataattttATGTAGACTGTTTCCAGTCTAcgtaaaaatgaaatgaaaacaggaataCTTTGACCTTTAAGAAAATCCTCTTTATTATTCTAAAGAATGTAGAGTGGATCCGAGTTCGATAAGTGCAGCGAGTATGCCACTGATGGAATTTGGGTGAGGTTTTCCTAGAAAGATTTTTCACTACAACACATTGCACACCCTCTGGTCTCTCATGAGGACCtgggattttttgttgttgttgttgttgttgttcagtagCCAAGGTCATTATGATTAAACAACTCTAACCTGATTCTGTGCATCAGACGCCTTTACCTCTGCAGTGCTCTGAAGCGcttgtgggagagaattctcagcctgggccagatatgactgAGATCCTAGCCACACTGTTCACctgcttaaaaaaagacaatcaaagttttcagagtctgatgcagcgTAAGTTTATTGTAAGAGCTCCAAgaagcatacaacaaactgagccGGTCCCAGCGAGTGGCTGAAGCCATGTTCGCAAAGCGCTAATCTTTATAGTAATTTCTTATCAATTTCAGACACTGAGTGTGCGCTGTCTCAGCCTCTTTCGGTCGGGGTGCACCCACTGGTCACGCCTTGCAAATTCCCAGACAATTCTGTAATGCACCAAGGTTTCTGTTGAGCCCATATTTTTGATTAAGGTCATCAGAATCTGTCACCAATATTTATCGCTCTCCTCCTTGCTAAAATTAATAAAGAACACGAAGAAGGCACACACCATGCAACCTTGAATGTCTGATCATCTGCACAGTCTGCTCAAAGACGAACTCAAATTACCTTTTCTATTCCTCCATTcacagaaaacactttttttttttataaaagaagaacttcacacatttactttaatacaaatgattatatAGTTATGAATTCTTAATACAAAATGATTATTAATACAAAATGATTAGGTGGATTAAGTCACACAAAAATGGCTATGTAACTATTacaatgtttttcataaaacaaataaaccaacatttttttctccaacacgCTCTTCACAGCTTGATGCTGTAATCATTAAACTGACGTCATGAGAAAAAATGCTCTCCTTCCTCAGCCACAGTCACAGAAACAAGAGTCACTCAAACAACACTCAAGAAAAAAACTGACCGGCTACATCAGGATTTGTCATTGCCAAGTTACTGAAGCATGACTGAAACGTTTTCAACAAGTAGGGAGGGGAAGGAGTGCTCTTTCTATTGGATCATAAGTTCAAATTCAGTACGGTATACATTTATACAAATATAAGAACTCACTGAGGGTTTTTAAGAATGTAtttatctgttctgttcttcatACAACTTTGGATGCACAGATAAATGATATGGTGTGATATGGTAATAATATGATAGGAGAATattgatgaaatgatgaaatctgTCAGCATTCTTTTGTGTGAACATGGCGACTCGGAGAAACTCATTTGTTCTATGCACGGTATTGAAGACTGTGTGACATTAAAGACACCCACTCTGTCTATTCTATACTCTAAAAAGGACTTTAAGGCTTTTGCTGTAAACCTTGACTGTTGCTACTCCTACAGTGTCGTGTATGATGCTGTCACGCCCAACTTTTCATGCCCTGCATGCCACAGCATCCTCAAGTTATGCGACGGaaaagaaacaatgaaagatgacagtgcttttttttttcatcaaataaACCTGGCATGCCCCATGTACTACTGCATATTTAGACAGTCAATTCAGAGACAACAAGTCCCAAAAGTagttttatgtatatgtatatgcatactGTATATTATAGCATATATTATATGCATACTATATAATATCATGACTTCAGTTTACATCACAAGATTCCAGTTTAGTAGAATACCACATTAAAACCACATAATTTTTGTTTCGACCATTCCTATGACTTCATGGTAACTGGATTTCAGAAAGCGCATTTATGATTATGCAAAAAGTAGCATTGTAAAGGAGGCGTGTTTAGGAAAAGGTCAGACCAACCTGTTAAGTTAGTGGAGTattgaaaaccatttaaaaccacaTTATCATTTTACCACTCTGTGGCTTAAGAGGATCAGGCGTCAGGTGTGTCAGGGTGAGAACATTTGTATGGGAAAATAATCGCCTGATAGATGGAAAATCCACTCAGGCATTTTAAATATCACTATTGATATCTTCTTATCATAGTGCATACAAGTTGCTACAGGTTGAATATTCAACACAGAACTGATTCAAATCACCAAATAGCCTATATTCTCAGTCATGGAGAATATTGACATCTACTGTGAGTTAGCAATGTACAAAAAAGATCCATATTTAAATAAGGAAAACGTTTTGGATGTTCGTTGATAAATTCTTTGCAAAGGTCACCATTAtcaaaatacattacattacatatgGGCTATATGTTCCTGTTGCAAATGTATTTACATTAAATATAGTATTTGTATTTGGATGGAGGTTCCCTCAATAGAAACGTGaacagaaatcattttaagttttgaaaatgagttttgaggtccaaaatgacaatattgtcattttacattttcaatgCATTTGTATATTAGTGTAAAGACAAATGACTAGACCCTGTCGTATATTGTTAATTATTTGCTATATTTCTAAAACTAATTAGTGTTGTACATCAACTGACAAATGTCCACCGTTGTTTCACCTCACTACCGCATGACATCATTCCAAACCAGCAGCCACTATAAATACACGTGAACACTGATGTATGGGAAGACTGTTAAGCTCTGGGAAAATCTTTAGGTAAACAGCTTTAATGTTCTGTTGCGGATGAGATTCTTTCTCCATTTTAGATAAAAAGACGAGCTTTGCGTCACTAAGTCCGTCTAACTACTCAGCTCCTCTGAGTCGTTTAGGCTTAAGGAAATGGACTGTATCGATTCCTTGATGGGAGTGCATAACTTTTAGGTCGTCATGACTGCATAACATACGCAAAGTATGTTTCGCAGTCAACCAATTTCTACAATCAGACCGCTGTTCCTGGTAGATCTGCCAAAAGTTTAATAgacatattttaattattatcttCTCCAGGACTTCGTTTATAAAGCAGTATAGTACTTTGCCGTGTGAGAGAAGATAGAAGGCCATTCACTGAGTTATACTTTCGTGTCTCCAAATGTCAGGTGTTCGATTTTTCATCAATTGATCCTGGTTATTCAGCCTCTCCGTGATTCCTTTTTGACTTATTGTGTATTGATTTCACCAAGAACTTGTTGAGCGCCTTATAAAAGGAGTTGAGAATGGTACGAAATGTTAGAGAGgtaaaactgatgaaaaataGCAGGCtactttttatttcagtttgctAGCGGAACATTCAGGTAAGATTAACATTCATGTTCACGAAATCTTTTGGAAATGTGTTTGGACCTAAGTAAACGACTAAACAGCAGTACATGAtatacgttttgtttttttttacttctcatTTCCAGGTATGGCCGTCAAATGTATCGCGTTTGCACTCGTGGTGACACTTATGATGATGGTATGTATTGCTTCGCCGTTATCCCTGTCAGAAAGTGGATCCCAAGAGGAACATGGACAATGGACCCACCGGGAGAGAAGAGGCACAATTCGAGACCCTGCTGATATATTCGCACACCAGGAGACAGATGTGCAGGCCCCCGGATCACGGTTAGAGCGTATGGCGCACTCAACGGACGAGCAACGGGAgttaaaacagattttacaaGCACTGTCTGGTGAGTATCACATCAGTAATGTCATAGGGCATTACCAAGAATTCTGCTGTATATTCTCTCACTATTTGGTATTCAACGCAACACTATATTTTAAACAGAGATTATCAGTCGGGACTGCATCACGGATTACCAGGGCTGGATAGACTTCGGACGACGCAGCGCAGACTAAATTCTCCTTTAATTTATCCTGTTCATGCGGCTTGATGTCAATGCAACctagttatttcatttttaataaatgtatatgtattgCATCTGAACTCGCCTGagtgttcattcattcaatcatgAATGTTCTTCTTTGTAGCAGTAGACTGATGACTAACGAAGACATA
This sequence is a window from Chanos chanos chromosome 4, fChaCha1.1, whole genome shotgun sequence. Protein-coding genes within it:
- the krt99 gene encoding keratin 99 — protein: MAFSSQSGAGLSTLSLTGGTAPIVAGNSAMSLSLGSKYGGAGGYGTCISNSFSTSNFALPGAEFSLHANEKVMMQNLNDRLASYLERVRSLESANQKLELQIKEFYETRAPVHGKDLSVFHSTIADLRKQIMARILENAQISLKVDNAKLAASDFQMKYETEKNQRLAAEADLTGLKGVLNEINVACGDLEIQVTGLKDELLLLKKNREEDMLMVKEQQSGSVNVEMDCVSSVDLSKVLQEMREQYETLVQKNRREAEQWFQSKVEVLQSQMTTSSTEIKTSQTELTDLKRTFQNLEIELQALLKQKQCLEQSLAEVDGRYGMKLSELQLLIDRLQGELQQVKSSMQQQATEYQLLLDIKMRLEMEIAEYRRLLDGEWSATHTSKTVTETVSQTEEVEEEDEYNPHIQRRVKVIVEELVDGKVVSTSVDEKIQEVSG